The window agaaaattaatgttttttgggATTTAATAGCCGCTTATCCATTTCACTTTTTCGTTTATTTCCTAATTATCGTTTCGGAGCATTTCTAGTTACGCTCGACGATCACGTCTTTTACACAACTCCGCTCTTATCACAATCGATCAATTTACGcaaaatattaacattttcTTTATTGCAAGCCTAGAATTGTACACGAATACTGATAAGTATCTTAACTtataacaaaatacaaaaataaaaaagtgagaTGACGATGATTACCATGAACACAGGTGGAGTATCTGTCACGTGGTTATGGCAAAGATGATGATGAGGTTGACGAATTcaacaaattaaacatttaaaaatacaacaacttaAGCtagattcaaataaattagACATTCGGGCGCGTGTTAGTATCCTGGCTTGACATTCTTGACAATGGCGTTGAATCCACTGTGCTTATCGGCGGTGTATTGGACGATTCTCTTCGAACCGTCGGGTTCGACAAGAGTGTATTCGCCTTTGACTTTGTCGCCGTCTCTCGTCTCCCATTGACTCTTTATGTCATGGGTGTGCAAATCGTGGACTGCATAATCGTAGTGGTACTTGGGATGAGCCTGCAATAACACACTTTTACTTCACGGTTTTCcttaaaacagaaaatacgTGGACGTATTTAGCGGCAGGAAGTTACACCGAGAGAAAGCCGAAGAGGCTtgagaaacaattttttgctaaaacacaATTGTTTTTATGATTTGTTACGAAGAACTTTGTGTGAGTGCGAGTATCgttaattaaaaccaattaattcaatttaattgaagacaaatgaattatttttgtatagaCGGAACTGTCTAATTTTCGTGTGCATCGTATAAATTTAGATTGTAATAATGCGTTTATTGTTTTCTTCTGGTTTCGCAACTGTTTCACTTTCTAACAGGAATGTGACATGTGTATACAAGTCATGGAAAAATCAACAGTTCGTCGCATTTAAATTAGTGGGTTTTcaatgagaaaacataaacgGATGTTACAGCAAATTGTTGTATACCACgcacattttaacaaaatacgtGACAATCAACATAAGCAAATTACTCGCTTTCGTAACGTCTGACAGCTTCAGAAGTATTAAATTTACCAACATTGTCTTATTCTGGCGAAAACGCagcttttgttttgtttagaTCGATTAAAGctttagctttaattttttttacacatcatgataacattaaaatcatttaagctttagcattattttaaatagcaacaaattttcgaaatctttaaaaattaatatttatcttttttcagacttaaaaagataaaagattACCTTGTGAAACTATAGAAATGATTATCTCAGGAGTGtacaatatttcttatttatagcgttttctagattatttttaaaacatttttaagataacaacaatttaaaaatggtgatCAAAATTATCTTCTGTTTTTTCTATGATCAATAATTAAAGGCAGGCACTTTACTGGATTAAAGATAAAATGCACCTTAAGAATATTTGAttacttttataaaaagatGAAtagaaacatatttttaaaataagcggttaagtttttcattttttttataatacagTAAAATCTCTCAATAACGGACACTGatggaaaatttttaattgtccgttgtggagaggtgtccactaatgggatATGTTTTAAGATAGGTTTTATTACGTTTCTACAAAATGTCCTTTGTAAAGaagtgtccgttattcggagggaAGTTTCATTGTAATTTTCTCTCCTATCGAAAATTTCATGCCTTGTTTTACGATAtggtaattaataattaatatttttttttctaaaactaaaGTATTGTTGTGTTGAACTGTGGGCATAAAAATTCAAAGGCTTACTTGTTTCTTGACTTAGAAGAGAATTCTaaactaaaaatgattttttgtagaatatttaaattattcattaaaagTACTAAGATATATGCCAAgtattgtatttaaaaatgtgctgAATGGACAAGATAACTTCGACCgcatcgaaaaaaaattttattttgaaattatgtgaaataatttttgaattttggaaaaatgtttttttgtattttgtatttcTCAAGTAGGTAATAAAtcatgatttaaaatacaaaatgatGAATTTATTATATTGGATACGGAACAAAAAATCCTGTATTGAAAGCTCTAAAATATTTGCTGTTTTACTTAAGAATGTGTTACGTGAGCTAGATAATTCTAgataaattgaaataatttttgggtaTTTTTCTGATGTTAAATTTATACTTTGTGTTTACTTAGCGATAAATTAATCATGTTTTAAAGACGGAATGTACTTCCacaattaaatcatttaattaattctacACCTGACGCAAATGATCTGTCGTACGCTATAAATCAGATACTTGGGTCAAGTTTAATGCCATTTGTTTGCTTTTGCGCTACTCACATAATAATCAACAAACTCCTCATGGTGGTGTCCACCCCCAACATCATGCCCAATTTCGTTGCCCTCGTACCCGCCCAGGGCCTCGTAGCCCCCATGCCCATACCCAACTTCTTCCAAATGGCCATATCCGCCGCCTCCAGTGGCGTTCACTACCACGAAGATTGCGGCGGCACAGACCTGAACAGAATTTTTTCATCACAATTCCACTAAATCACTCTACTTACAATGTAGAACAGCATGGTTGGTGTTTTAGAGGATGATGGTCGAAAGGACTGAACTAGACTGAATCGTCCTGGAAAAGAGTGAGATTTTATAGTTGGTGTTAGTCGTGAAAGGTATACGAAGATTTTAACCACCGCTCCAGTTTTACCTACCACTAGTGAAGAAACGCTTTCCCTTGATCTTGCTACCATGTGACTTCTTACACAGTAATATTTGTACCAGAGCACTGACAATAAAGTGTTACGATA of the Tribolium castaneum strain GA2 chromosome 1, icTriCast1.1, whole genome shotgun sequence genome contains:
- the LOC103312342 gene encoding adult-specific cuticular protein ACP-20, whose amino-acid sequence is MSDNQQYEFNKQKISSHKNAQIRVDLKEEEYPRRTKRQVLDAPLRKNTGFDGKQEKELRRRFSLVQSFRPSSSKTPTMLFYIVCAAAIFVVVNATGGGGYGHLEEVGYGHGGYEALGGYEGNEIGHDVGGGHHHEEFVDYYAHPKYHYDYAVHDLHTHDIKSQWETRDGDKVKGEYTLVEPDGSKRIVQYTADKHSGFNAIVKNVKPGY